A genomic segment from Octopus sinensis linkage group LG4, ASM634580v1, whole genome shotgun sequence encodes:
- the LOC115211039 gene encoding F-box only protein 5-like — MTLDITDKYFNHHNKKMWFRKNIDSSNFKKPILTSTPLDVPSSKYFDDSGYVSPPCNTITPLNLNERFSQEPVSIEKFEVSLDHEYHQVPQNRLDWQEAEEEDVLGKKQLRRSLNAVSQKRVNTENITILGKSIDCSNIIGKRIGRKNCDIVSGLDQRNISAFLTELVGYLSPEDVHSIYYVSKRWQAVCGKIPQAQIKLKQFQATRRSAAIENKENYNRVCETNIQKSMTVTKSELFLQHAASLQNDQHLQKCPKCQYPAKVHPVADKGVCTNNVCNHQYCSKCLANYHGSASCVLIGVKRLPKEILNTKKAKKFLKRL, encoded by the exons ATGACTCTCGACATTACGGATAAATATTTCAACCATCACAACAAGAAAATGTGGTTCAGAAAGAACATCGATTCGTCCAACTTCAAGAAACCTATCTTGACTAGTACACCTCTAGATGTACCTAGTAGTAAATATTTTGACGACAGTGGTTACGTTAGTCCTCCCTGCAACACGATAACCCCATTGAATTTAAATGAGcgcttcagtcaagaaccagtgTCGATTGAGAAATTTGAGGTATCCCTTGATCACGAATACCACCAAGTTCCTCAGAACCGGCTTGATTGGCAAGAAGCTGAAGAGGAGGATGTACTAGGTAAAAAACAACTACGAAGATCTCTGAATGCAGTTTCTCAGAAACGTGTGAATACTGAAAATATCACAATATTGGGGAAAAGCATCGATTGTTCAAATATTATTGGCAAAAGGATAGGTAGAAAAAATTGTGATATTGTTTCTGGACTGGATCAAAGAAACATTTCTGCATTTCTTACAGAGTTAGTAGGCTATCTGTCTCCTGAAGATGTACACAG CATATATTATGTCAGTAAACGGTGGCAGGCCGTTTGTGGTAAAATCCCTCAAGCACAGATAAAGTTAAAACAGTTTCAAGCAACGAGGAGGTCAGCTGCAATTGAAAATAAG gaaaACTACAACCGCGtatgtgaaaccaatattcagaAATCAATGACGGTCACAAAATCTGAATTGTTTCTTCAA CATGCTGCCTCTTTACAAAATGATCAGCATCTTCAGAAGTGTCCAAAATGTCAGTACCCAGCCAAAGTCCATCCTGTTGCCGACAAAGGGGTTTGTACAAACAATGTTTGTAATCACCAATACTGCTCAAAATGTTTAGCTAATTATCATGGTTCAGCATCTTGTGTTCTCATAGGTGTCAAACGGTTACCGAAAGAAATTCTCAATACCAAAAAAGCCAAAAAGTTTCTAAAGCGGCTATGA